The segment TCTGATCAAGCTGTTTGCCGACCGGCAGATGGCGCCGAGCCCCCAGATCATTGCCTATATCCTGCCGCGCATCGAACGCAGCTTTGTCGCGCTGACTGAACTGGTGGCGGCCATTGACCGGCAGGCATTGGCGCAAAAGCGCGCGGTGACATTGCCGCTGGTCCGCTCTGTGATGGATGCTCAATAAATCCCGATCCCGGGCAGACGCATTTTCGATAGGCGATGCAAGCTGTTAGGCGTTATATTGGTCCGACTGCAAATTACCGGATAGTGCATGTGACGACGCGCAAGACCAAGGTTAAACCGTCCCTTAAATCCAAGACCGATGCCCTGATAAGTGCGGGGCATGTGCTGGGCTGGCGCGAATGGATCGGATTTCCGGATTTCGACGTACCCTTCATGAAGGCCAAGGTCGATACCGGGGCGCGGACATCGTCGCTGCATGCGTTGAATCCGCGTGTCATTGATCGCGATAATCAAAAATTCGTAAAATTCATCTTGCCGCATTACCGCGGTGACGGGCATGGTCGTATTGAGTGCATGGCACCACTGGTTGAAACGCGCGAGATTCGCAGTTCAAACGGCGAGGCCGAAGAACGCTATGTCATTTCGACC is part of the Thalassospira lucentensis genome and harbors:
- a CDS encoding ATP-dependent zinc protease, which codes for MTTRKTKVKPSLKSKTDALISAGHVLGWREWIGFPDFDVPFMKAKVDTGARTSSLHALNPRVIDRDNQKFVKFILPHYRGDGHGRIECMAPLVETREIRSSNGEAEERYVISTHIAVGHHKIRVEISLANRSLMGFPMLLGRTAMKAGRFLVQPSKSYLAGKPEQVYTALKSDTVSEQ